The following proteins come from a genomic window of Microcoleus sp. bin38.metabat.b11b12b14.051:
- a CDS encoding VWA domain-containing protein, which produces MKVNLLPVLNDPNLDATAASTQRQLAISVSATASAIDSSVPLNLCLILDHSGSMGGRPLETVKQAAGRLLDRLKPGDRFCAVAFDHKAKVLVPNQVVGDPASIKRQIEQLRPAGGTAIDEGIKLGIEELGKGKKEAISQAFLLTDGENEHGDDSRCLKLAKLAAEYNMTLNSLGFGDNWNQDILEKIADAGGGALAHIQRPEDAVDEFGKLFTRIQGVGLTNAYLLFSLMPKVRLAELKPIAQVAPDTIELPVQQEGDRFMVRLGDLMKDVERVVLANIYIGQLSEGTQAIGQLQIRYDDPTIGAGLLSDPVAISTNVLKVYQPALNPMVQQHILALAKYRQTQLAETRLQQGDRAGAATMLQTAAKTALQMGDKSGATVLQTSATRLQSGEQLTEADRKKTRIASKTVLK; this is translated from the coding sequence ATGAAAGTTAATTTGCTCCCGGTGTTAAACGACCCCAACCTTGACGCTACCGCAGCCTCAACCCAGCGCCAGCTAGCGATTTCGGTGTCGGCGACGGCAAGCGCGATCGACTCCAGCGTACCTTTAAACCTGTGCCTGATTCTCGACCACAGCGGCTCGATGGGCGGACGCCCCTTGGAAACCGTCAAACAAGCCGCCGGACGCTTGCTGGACAGGTTGAAGCCTGGGGATCGCTTTTGTGCGGTGGCTTTTGACCATAAAGCCAAAGTTCTCGTCCCCAATCAAGTTGTCGGAGATCCGGCTAGCATTAAACGGCAAATTGAGCAATTGCGTCCCGCTGGCGGCACAGCTATTGATGAGGGGATTAAGTTAGGCATTGAAGAGTTGGGGAAAGGTAAAAAAGAAGCTATTTCTCAGGCGTTTCTGCTCACAGACGGCGAAAACGAACACGGCGACGACAGCCGCTGTTTGAAGTTGGCGAAACTGGCTGCTGAGTACAACATGACGTTAAATTCTCTGGGATTTGGCGATAACTGGAACCAAGATATTTTGGAAAAGATTGCTGATGCTGGCGGCGGTGCTCTGGCTCACATTCAGCGTCCCGAAGATGCGGTTGATGAGTTTGGCAAGCTGTTTACTCGCATCCAAGGTGTAGGTTTGACTAATGCTTATTTGCTATTTTCGCTAATGCCAAAAGTGCGGTTAGCCGAACTTAAACCGATCGCCCAAGTTGCCCCAGACACGATCGAATTACCGGTACAGCAGGAGGGCGATCGCTTTATGGTGCGTCTGGGAGATTTAATGAAGGATGTTGAGCGAGTAGTTTTGGCTAATATTTATATTGGACAGTTGTCAGAAGGTACCCAGGCGATCGGGCAATTGCAAATTCGCTACGATGATCCGACTATCGGTGCAGGTTTACTTTCCGATCCTGTGGCAATTTCTACTAATGTTCTGAAAGTTTATCAGCCGGCACTTAACCCGATGGTGCAGCAACATATTTTAGCTTTGGCTAAGTACCGCCAAACTCAATTAGCAGAAACCAGATTGCAACAGGGCGATCGTGCTGGTGCCGCCACGATGCTGCAAACAGCGGCTAAAACTGCTCTGCAAATGGGCGATAAAAGTGGCGCAACTGTGCTGCAAACCTCTGCGACTCGCTTGCAGTCTGGTGAACAATTGACGGAAGCCGATCGCAAGAAAACTCGCATTGCTTCCAAAACTGTTCTTAAGTAG
- a CDS encoding ATP-dependent Clp protease proteolytic subunit — MNTPIKAVQSQYYGEGNSRTPPPDLPSLLLKERIVYLGMPLVPAVTELIIAELLFLQYEDPDKPIKIYINSTGTSGYSGEPVGFETEAFAICDTIRYIKPPVQTICLGSAMGMAAMLLAAGTKGFRASLPHASIVLHQPKAYTRGQASDIQIRAKEVLANKATMLDIFASCTGQPIDKITKDMDRLLYMTPHEAKEYGLIDRVLESSEELPKALAAAAI, encoded by the coding sequence ATGAACACACCAATTAAAGCTGTGCAATCGCAATACTACGGGGAAGGCAACTCTCGGACGCCACCTCCCGATTTGCCATCCCTGTTGCTGAAGGAGCGGATCGTTTATCTGGGTATGCCTCTGGTGCCTGCGGTAACAGAACTGATTATTGCTGAACTGTTGTTCTTGCAGTACGAAGATCCGGATAAGCCGATCAAAATCTACATCAACTCAACCGGCACTTCTGGTTACAGCGGGGAACCCGTGGGCTTTGAAACCGAAGCCTTCGCTATCTGCGACACGATCAGGTACATTAAGCCGCCCGTGCAGACTATTTGCCTCGGTTCGGCAATGGGTATGGCTGCGATGCTGTTAGCGGCTGGTACAAAGGGCTTTCGGGCGAGTTTGCCCCACGCTTCGATTGTATTGCACCAACCCAAGGCTTACACGCGGGGTCAAGCCAGCGACATTCAAATTCGGGCTAAGGAAGTGCTGGCAAATAAGGCGACAATGCTCGATATTTTTGCAAGCTGTACTGGCCAACCGATCGACAAGATTACTAAAGATATGGATCGGTTACTGTACATGACGCCCCATGAAGCTAAAGAATACGGTTTGATCGATCGCGTTCTTGAAAGTTCGGAAGAATTGCCGAAAGCACTGGCGGCGGCAGCTATCTAA
- a CDS encoding ATP-dependent Clp protease proteolytic subunit: MPIGVPKVPYKMPGGYDTQWINIYDRLYRERIIFLGKDIDDEIANQIIAVMLYLDSEDSGKDIILYINSPGGMVSAGMAIFDTMQHIKSDVVTICVGLAASMGSFLLAAGTKGKRLALPHSRIMIHQPSGGTRGQATDIQIEAKEILRLRHQLNGIYASNTGKPIEKIEKDMDRDYFMSAEEAKEYGLIDKVVEDRP, from the coding sequence ATGCCTATAGGTGTGCCAAAAGTTCCCTACAAAATGCCGGGTGGTTATGATACTCAGTGGATTAATATCTACGATCGCCTCTACCGGGAACGGATTATTTTCTTGGGTAAGGACATTGACGATGAAATTGCCAATCAAATCATCGCTGTGATGCTGTATCTGGATTCGGAAGATTCGGGTAAGGATATTATTTTGTACATCAATTCCCCCGGCGGGATGGTGTCGGCAGGCATGGCTATTTTTGATACGATGCAGCATATCAAATCGGACGTGGTGACGATTTGTGTGGGCTTGGCTGCTTCGATGGGTTCTTTCCTGCTGGCTGCGGGTACGAAGGGCAAACGGTTAGCTTTGCCTCACTCGCGGATCATGATTCACCAGCCTTCTGGGGGTACGCGGGGACAAGCCACGGATATTCAGATTGAAGCGAAGGAGATTCTGCGCCTGCGCCACCAACTCAACGGTATCTATGCTAGCAATACCGGCAAGCCGATCGAGAAAATCGAGAAAGACATGGATCGCGACTATTTCATGTCCGCTGAGGAAGCTAAGGAATACGGCTTAATCGACAAAGTGGTCGAAGATCGTCCTTAA
- a CDS encoding J domain-containing protein, which produces MDIADYYRQLGLRSGASLSQVKASYRQLARQYHPDVNPGNEQAKNKFIAITEAYKFLVNIAPADVGDSKAVSSTVPPTPTPPAEGVKAQPPTVKVTRKQEPTTDSPDLSAAEEKLKKDAYGELQQLLKYQRFPRAIALIEGLAQRVPEDREVRQWQAIAYQRWGRHLIGEKQVDKARIYLKKAVKTDPHNRALWAEVERDFRRLEEIY; this is translated from the coding sequence ATGGATATTGCAGATTATTATCGACAGTTAGGACTCAGGTCTGGTGCGAGCTTATCGCAAGTTAAGGCCTCTTACCGCCAGTTAGCCAGACAGTATCACCCCGATGTCAATCCGGGAAACGAACAGGCTAAGAATAAGTTTATTGCTATTACTGAGGCTTATAAGTTTCTGGTTAATATTGCGCCGGCGGATGTTGGGGACTCGAAAGCTGTCAGTTCCACTGTACCGCCGACTCCCACACCCCCAGCGGAGGGGGTGAAAGCTCAACCGCCGACAGTTAAGGTGACTCGGAAACAGGAACCCACGACAGATAGCCCGGATCTCTCGGCGGCGGAAGAAAAGTTAAAGAAAGATGCTTATGGTGAATTGCAACAGTTGCTGAAATATCAGAGGTTTCCCCGGGCGATCGCCCTAATTGAGGGTTTAGCCCAGCGCGTGCCCGAAGATCGGGAAGTGCGACAATGGCAGGCGATCGCCTATCAGCGCTGGGGACGGCATTTGATCGGGGAAAAACAGGTTGACAAAGCGAGAATTTATTTGAAAAAGGCGGTAAAAACCGATCCTCACAATCGGGCTTTGTGGGCGGAAGTTGAGCGGGATTTTCGCAGGTTGGAAGAGATTTATTAA
- a CDS encoding serine/threonine-protein kinase yields MSYCINPQCEQRENPAAAQNCQACGTALLIADRYRILKPVRSPNPARPTDILEVEDLGTGDNEWGTVKVLKVLKHSHNPDLLRLFQQAARVLIWLAGQARVPQVEPDGYFQIKLPNNSQKLCCLVMEKIDGENLTEFLTKNQHVSQTLVIDWLQQMLHILQQIHKYHLVHRDIKPSNLMLTADGKLRLIDFGCATEAGTDTAPIGTAGYSAPEQIAGKPEVRSDFFSLGRTFVHLLTGIPAIDFPVNPTTGKINWRNQALDVDQSFVEAIDQLMEPLPENRPENTQVILETLKNIDLLITSTESN; encoded by the coding sequence ATGAGTTACTGCATAAATCCTCAGTGCGAACAACGCGAAAACCCTGCTGCTGCTCAAAATTGTCAGGCTTGCGGCACGGCTTTACTAATTGCCGATCGCTACCGCATCCTTAAACCAGTGCGATCGCCCAATCCCGCACGCCCCACAGACATCTTGGAAGTCGAAGATTTGGGAACCGGGGACAACGAATGGGGAACTGTCAAAGTCTTAAAAGTCTTGAAACACAGCCACAATCCCGATTTACTGCGTTTGTTTCAGCAAGCAGCACGAGTGTTAATTTGGCTGGCGGGACAAGCTAGAGTTCCCCAAGTCGAACCCGACGGTTATTTTCAAATCAAACTCCCGAATAACTCCCAGAAATTGTGTTGTTTGGTAATGGAAAAAATCGACGGCGAAAACTTGACCGAATTTTTAACTAAAAACCAGCACGTTTCTCAAACCCTAGTTATCGATTGGCTGCAACAAATGCTCCATATTTTGCAGCAAATCCACAAATATCATCTCGTACATCGGGATATTAAGCCATCCAACCTGATGCTTACCGCCGATGGTAAATTGCGATTAATTGACTTCGGCTGCGCCACAGAAGCAGGCACGGATACCGCACCCATCGGTACTGCTGGATACTCCGCGCCGGAACAAATCGCAGGGAAACCAGAAGTGCGATCGGACTTTTTCTCCCTGGGGCGTACTTTTGTACATTTATTGACAGGCATACCAGCGATCGACTTTCCCGTAAATCCCACAACTGGTAAGATTAATTGGAGGAACCAAGCTTTAGATGTTGACCAGTCATTCGTAGAGGCGATCGACCAATTAATGGAACCACTACCGGAAAACAGACCAGAAAACACCCAAGTTATCTTAGAAACACTCAAAAATATAGACCTTTTGATTACCTCCACAGAATCGAACTAA
- a CDS encoding EI24 domain-containing protein, protein MSKQLNSNPARAALSAPLGLLAGFTYPLRAFTLIWQTPKLWTYVLIPVVLNFLIGIGLYLSLLFPSLAGIDVLVADLSVRFNSLIASLPDWLSFLGGLTLAFGWLLRVLLVSGLLLVIGFLLVQFGVILGSPWYGKLSEQLELLRNGQLPAEAPMNLASILGDIQRAIAFEFQKLRILLSFGIPLLLLNFVPGFGSILSSLGGVALGATIVCLDFLDAPLERRRRPFQEKLEIIRATLPASGTFGLVCLGLVSIPLLNLLAIPLCVTAGTLFFCDRIWPARFAPQETNSAPETKITT, encoded by the coding sequence ATGTCAAAACAGCTCAATTCAAATCCCGCCCGCGCAGCTCTTAGCGCACCACTTGGACTCCTCGCAGGTTTCACCTATCCTTTGCGAGCTTTCACGCTGATTTGGCAAACTCCCAAGCTGTGGACTTATGTATTAATTCCCGTCGTCCTAAATTTTCTAATTGGTATCGGTCTTTATTTAAGCTTGCTATTTCCTAGTTTGGCAGGCATAGACGTTTTAGTTGCAGATTTGTCCGTCCGATTTAATTCTTTAATTGCCAGCTTACCAGATTGGCTGAGCTTTCTCGGCGGCTTGACACTCGCTTTCGGTTGGCTGCTGCGCGTACTTTTAGTCTCAGGACTTTTGCTAGTAATCGGGTTTTTGTTAGTTCAGTTTGGCGTAATTCTAGGTTCGCCTTGGTACGGCAAACTTTCCGAACAACTGGAACTACTGCGGAACGGTCAATTGCCCGCAGAAGCACCAATGAATTTGGCAAGTATTTTGGGGGATATTCAAAGGGCGATCGCCTTTGAATTCCAAAAATTACGTATTTTGTTGAGTTTCGGTATACCGTTGTTGCTGCTAAATTTTGTTCCAGGATTTGGCTCTATTCTTAGCAGTTTGGGAGGCGTAGCTTTGGGTGCGACTATTGTCTGTTTAGATTTTTTAGATGCACCTTTGGAGCGGCGGAGGCGGCCTTTTCAGGAGAAGCTGGAGATAATTCGAGCGACTTTGCCGGCTAGCGGGACTTTTGGTTTGGTTTGTTTGGGTTTGGTGAGCATTCCCCTGCTGAATCTGTTGGCGATTCCACTGTGCGTCACGGCGGGAACTTTGTTTTTTTGCGATCGCATTTGGCCCGCCCGCTTTGCACCACAAGAAACAAACAGCGCTCCAGAAACTAAGATTACAACTTAA
- a CDS encoding 2-phosphosulfolactate phosphatase family protein, which produces MKLFIYHTPELTPADKMPACAIAVDVLRATTTMATALNNGAEAVQVFSDLDKLMALSEKWPADKRIRAGERGGAKVDGFDMGNSPLDCAPEKVTGKRIFISTTNGTRALQRVQDAATVLTAALNNRKSVVQFLLSKKPESIWIVGSGWEGSYSLEDTVCAGAIAQSLLAESGIPAIDFAGNDEVFGAIALYLHWQDRLHELLEKASHGQRLLGLGVIEDLKYCAQLDSLDVLPMQREPGVLVKSDFKIS; this is translated from the coding sequence GTGAAGCTTTTTATTTACCATACCCCGGAACTTACGCCAGCAGACAAGATGCCGGCTTGCGCGATCGCAGTTGATGTGCTGCGGGCGACTACGACAATGGCGACGGCCCTGAATAATGGTGCGGAAGCCGTGCAAGTTTTCAGCGACTTAGATAAGCTGATGGCCCTGAGCGAAAAATGGCCTGCTGACAAACGGATTCGCGCCGGAGAGCGGGGCGGCGCGAAAGTTGACGGTTTTGACATGGGGAATTCGCCGCTGGACTGCGCGCCAGAAAAGGTGACTGGGAAGCGAATTTTTATTAGCACAACTAACGGTACTCGGGCTTTGCAGAGAGTGCAAGATGCTGCAACGGTGTTGACGGCGGCTTTGAACAACCGCAAGTCTGTGGTGCAGTTTTTGTTAAGCAAAAAGCCGGAAAGTATTTGGATTGTGGGTTCTGGTTGGGAAGGAAGTTATTCGTTGGAGGATACGGTGTGTGCTGGTGCGATCGCCCAAAGTCTGTTAGCAGAAAGCGGTATTCCGGCGATCGATTTTGCTGGTAACGATGAAGTGTTTGGGGCGATCGCTCTTTATTTGCACTGGCAAGATCGGCTGCATGAATTGTTGGAAAAAGCGAGTCACGGCCAGCGCCTCCTCGGTTTGGGCGTGATTGAAGATTTAAAATATTGCGCGCAATTGGATAGTTTAGATGTGCTCCCGATGCAGCGAGAACCGGGTGTTTTGGTGAAATCAGATTTTAAAATTTCTTAG
- a CDS encoding lipid-A-disaccharide synthase-related protein produces MKLLCLSNGHGEDAIALRILRELQQHPHPPEIAVFPLVGEGQAFAQLENARIIGPVQRMPSGGFIYMDGKEFLRDVKGGLLQLTLAQFKAIRAWVRSPQQSENQDAVILACGDIVPLLFAWLGGAPYAFLGTAKSEYHLRDEEGLLARKSRPWAWKIWSRSVYFPWERWLMTRKACKAVFVRDALTAETLQKLGIPAYNLGNPMMDGLEPENPARFYGPDAEFRERSRSLVITLLPGSRAPEAYANWLLIVEAVAGILSLFADRKLLFFGAISPQLNLEALRPSLEFFGWRQDGETRTQRREGSILRPAVSSAQEIQKASPNLLLPLTFVQRKATMILTQQSFNDCLSEADLAIATAGTATEQFVGLGKPAIAIPGNGPQFTPTFAQAQSRLLGPSLILVKHPAEVAGTIQSLLRDPDRLQLIAENGWRRMGASGASARIAECLIQLFGESNDS; encoded by the coding sequence TTGAAATTACTTTGCCTCAGTAACGGCCACGGAGAAGACGCGATCGCCCTTCGCATCTTGCGGGAACTGCAACAGCACCCGCATCCCCCAGAAATAGCCGTATTTCCGCTAGTGGGCGAAGGGCAAGCTTTCGCTCAACTAGAAAACGCCCGCATCATCGGCCCGGTGCAGCGGATGCCTTCGGGCGGCTTTATTTACATGGACGGAAAGGAATTTTTGCGCGATGTCAAAGGTGGCCTGCTTCAGTTGACCCTAGCTCAGTTTAAAGCCATCCGCGCTTGGGTGCGATCGCCACAACAATCTGAAAATCAAGACGCGGTAATCTTAGCCTGCGGGGATATCGTACCCCTGCTGTTTGCTTGGCTGGGCGGCGCGCCCTATGCCTTTCTGGGTACAGCCAAGTCGGAGTATCACCTCCGCGATGAGGAGGGGCTTCTAGCTCGCAAATCCCGCCCCTGGGCTTGGAAGATTTGGTCGCGATCGGTTTATTTCCCTTGGGAGCGCTGGTTGATGACGAGAAAAGCCTGTAAAGCCGTTTTTGTCCGGGACGCCCTCACCGCCGAGACTCTACAAAAGCTGGGAATTCCCGCCTACAATCTCGGAAATCCCATGATGGACGGACTCGAACCGGAAAACCCCGCCCGTTTTTACGGCCCTGATGCAGAGTTTCGGGAAAGGTCGCGATCGCTCGTTATCACCTTACTGCCGGGTTCGCGAGCGCCGGAAGCCTATGCTAATTGGCTGCTAATAGTAGAGGCTGTCGCCGGAATCTTGTCGCTGTTTGCCGATCGCAAACTGTTATTTTTCGGAGCGATTTCCCCTCAGTTAAACTTAGAAGCTTTGCGACCTAGTTTAGAATTTTTCGGCTGGCGTCAAGACGGCGAAACTAGAACGCAGCGGCGAGAAGGAAGTATTTTGCGACCTGCTGTTTCTAGCGCTCAAGAAATTCAAAAAGCATCTCCTAATTTATTATTGCCCTTGACTTTTGTGCAGAGAAAAGCCACAATGATTTTAACTCAGCAAAGTTTTAACGATTGTTTGTCCGAAGCCGATTTAGCGATCGCCACGGCCGGAACCGCTACAGAACAATTTGTTGGTTTAGGAAAACCCGCGATCGCCATTCCCGGAAACGGCCCGCAATTTACTCCCACTTTTGCCCAAGCTCAAAGTCGTCTCTTAGGCCCGTCATTAATTTTAGTCAAACATCCCGCCGAAGTTGCCGGCACTATCCAGTCTTTGCTCCGCGATCCCGACAGGTTGCAGCTAATCGCTGAAAATGGCTGGCGCCGCATGGGAGCAAGCGGTGCATCAGCCCGAATAGCCGAGTGTTTAATTCAACTGTTCGGCGAATCCAACGATTCTTAA
- a CDS encoding GUN4 domain-containing protein: protein MAKNNRPALILTLFIVLGLFSLAGAVVWLGMRMQSNNPAASVAPVSSSSGGSAEIPQQSGETTQELNQVPLESDRGVDYRKLRDNLAQKNWRAADRETYERLLEAAGPKARAVGMIPKEEMELLPCKDLQTVDRLWSSASNGLFGFTAQQGVLRALGDYRKMYDEVGWQSRSGEWAIEWTYNPQIKRMDYKPGKEPNFTKPPAGHFPTVERGYNFDASLDAALKRCKF, encoded by the coding sequence ATGGCAAAGAATAACAGACCAGCTTTGATCCTAACTTTATTCATCGTTTTGGGGCTATTTAGCCTTGCTGGAGCAGTAGTTTGGCTGGGTATGAGAATGCAGTCAAATAACCCAGCAGCTTCTGTAGCGCCGGTTTCTTCCAGCAGTGGGGGAAGTGCAGAAATACCGCAGCAATCGGGGGAGACGACCCAAGAATTAAATCAAGTTCCGCTGGAGAGCGATCGCGGTGTAGACTATAGGAAACTCCGGGATAATTTGGCGCAGAAAAACTGGAGAGCCGCGGATAGAGAAACTTACGAGCGCTTGTTAGAGGCGGCGGGCCCGAAAGCCCGAGCGGTGGGGATGATTCCTAAAGAAGAAATGGAGTTGCTGCCTTGTAAAGATTTGCAAACGGTCGATCGACTGTGGAGTAGCGCCAGCAACGGCTTATTTGGCTTTACCGCGCAGCAGGGCGTGCTCAGAGCTCTCGGGGATTACCGCAAAATGTACGATGAGGTGGGATGGCAAAGTCGATCGGGCGAATGGGCGATCGAATGGACATATAACCCGCAAATCAAACGCATGGATTACAAACCGGGAAAAGAACCAAACTTTACCAAACCTCCAGCCGGCCATTTCCCTACAGTGGAACGGGGCTATAATTTTGATGCTTCGCTAGACGCTGCGCTCAAAAGATGCAAATTCTGA